Proteins from a single region of Paenibacillus sp. BIHB 4019:
- a CDS encoding ABC transporter permease subunit, translated as MSSIAKRATSKNSGLLKRMWDAKILYLILLPGLIHLILFKLLPLFGLVIAFQDYSIFKGIMGSKWIGLEHFSKFMSDPYFWKLVRNTLLLAFFNLLFVFPIPIIFALFVNEVRLSAVKRFVQTLSFFPYFISSAVIVSILYKVLSPQGGLVNQMLNFAGFESVFFMADPGWFRPLYVMLNVWQLFGYSAIIYMAAMTSIDPHLYEAADIDGANRFKKIIHVTLPSISSTIVVMFILAIGQILTVDLDKILLMYNPSIYDTADVIQSYVYRQAFASDGFPNYSFGAAVGLMQSVIAFVLVMMANKVSKKYSESRLF; from the coding sequence ATGAGCTCAATCGCAAAACGGGCAACATCCAAAAATAGCGGACTGCTTAAGCGGATGTGGGACGCCAAAATTTTATATTTGATTTTGCTGCCGGGCCTGATTCATTTAATTTTATTCAAGCTGCTGCCGCTGTTCGGGCTGGTCATTGCGTTTCAGGATTACAGCATATTTAAAGGCATAATGGGCAGCAAATGGATCGGCCTCGAGCATTTCAGCAAGTTCATGAGCGACCCTTATTTCTGGAAGCTGGTCAGAAATACATTGCTGCTCGCTTTTTTCAATCTGCTGTTTGTGTTTCCGATCCCGATCATTTTCGCCTTATTCGTTAACGAGGTGCGGCTGTCGGCGGTGAAGCGTTTCGTGCAAACGCTCAGCTTCTTTCCCTATTTTATTTCCTCAGCGGTTATCGTTTCAATTTTGTATAAAGTGCTGTCGCCCCAAGGCGGACTAGTGAACCAAATGCTCAATTTCGCAGGTTTTGAAAGCGTATTCTTTATGGCTGATCCCGGCTGGTTCCGCCCGCTGTATGTCATGCTTAATGTTTGGCAGCTATTTGGCTACAGCGCCATTATTTATATGGCGGCGATGACGAGCATCGACCCGCATCTGTATGAAGCGGCGGACATTGATGGCGCGAACCGATTTAAGAAAATTATTCATGTGACCCTGCCTTCGATTTCCAGCACGATCGTCGTCATGTTCATTTTGGCTATCGGCCAAATATTGACCGTCGATCTGGATAAAATTTTGCTTATGTACAACCCGAGCATTTACGATACGGCGGATGTCATTCAAAGCTACGTGTATCGCCAAGCGTTCGCAAGCGACGGCTTCCCGAATTACAGCTTTGGCGCGGCTGTTGGCCTGATGCAGTCTGTCATTGCTTTCGTGCTCGTGATGATGGCGAATAAAGTATCCAAAAAATATTCCGAGTCCCGGTTGTTCTAG
- a CDS encoding extracellular solute-binding protein: protein MNNKWNWKSVTTMSMVLLLAMTACSNGGNKAAPSASTGTDEGSAGGTTTFSYMMAGKYTNWLQDLNWYPVLEEKTNTKVELVNGGEDDDAYKKNLELKIGSGQFPDSGIVSLAQSEVYGGQGLFIDLKPYIDKFAPNIKAYLDANPDYAKLMTTKDGEIFGLAQEYPTISNVTFYRADMFEKAGITANPTTVQEFTDVLKKLKETYKDTANFYPFTGRDGYLKFQEAFAANDKIVDGKVHGIYENGKGSDIYSPGFKSLIEWYAQLYQDKLIDPEWVAGTATEESWQTKMLTGQGAISSDFFTRPSWFMNNGGPENDPKYSIKVMEPFKDASGNQTMLPPTEEKYRMDRVFVINEKAEDKAEGIIKFMDYMFSDEGRTLMDYGVEGKSYKEEGGKKAFTVKFEEQGNKPIGTPVWNFLQDRLTFPVPVNNEAYYQWMDDLTKSFATTFFDKYTSKEFSSLKYSTDQLKERTTLLANVKQALNAALVKFISGQRSLTEWDAFLGEMEQAGYNKLTDIDQAAYDAMSK from the coding sequence ATGAACAACAAATGGAATTGGAAATCCGTTACGACGATGTCGATGGTGCTGCTTCTTGCAATGACCGCTTGCTCCAATGGAGGAAATAAGGCGGCTCCTTCAGCTTCAACGGGTACAGATGAAGGATCGGCCGGAGGAACGACAACCTTTTCCTATATGATGGCGGGAAAATATACGAATTGGCTTCAGGATTTGAATTGGTACCCTGTGCTTGAGGAGAAGACGAATACGAAGGTTGAACTGGTGAACGGCGGTGAAGATGATGATGCTTACAAGAAAAATTTGGAGCTCAAAATCGGCTCCGGCCAGTTCCCGGATTCCGGCATCGTCTCGCTGGCACAATCTGAGGTATACGGCGGCCAAGGGCTGTTCATTGATCTAAAGCCCTATATTGATAAATTCGCGCCAAACATTAAAGCTTATCTGGATGCGAATCCGGATTACGCCAAGCTGATGACGACGAAGGATGGCGAAATTTTTGGCTTGGCGCAGGAATATCCGACAATATCGAATGTAACCTTTTACCGGGCCGATATGTTTGAGAAGGCAGGCATTACGGCGAACCCGACGACGGTTCAGGAGTTTACAGATGTACTGAAAAAGCTAAAGGAAACGTACAAGGATACAGCTAATTTCTACCCGTTTACAGGGCGGGACGGCTACTTGAAGTTCCAGGAAGCTTTTGCGGCTAATGACAAAATCGTCGATGGCAAAGTGCATGGCATTTATGAGAATGGCAAAGGATCGGATATTTATTCGCCGGGCTTTAAATCGCTCATCGAGTGGTATGCGCAATTGTACCAAGATAAGCTCATTGATCCAGAATGGGTAGCTGGTACCGCAACCGAGGAATCATGGCAGACAAAAATGCTGACGGGCCAAGGCGCAATCAGCAGCGACTTCTTCACTCGCCCATCGTGGTTCATGAACAACGGCGGACCGGAAAATGATCCGAAATACAGCATTAAAGTAATGGAACCGTTCAAGGATGCGAGTGGCAATCAGACGATGCTGCCTCCAACAGAAGAGAAATACAGAATGGACCGGGTTTTCGTCATTAATGAGAAGGCGGAGGACAAAGCGGAAGGCATTATCAAATTTATGGACTACATGTTCTCGGATGAAGGCAGAACGCTGATGGACTACGGGGTAGAAGGCAAGTCCTACAAGGAGGAAGGCGGCAAGAAGGCATTTACCGTCAAATTCGAGGAGCAGGGCAACAAGCCGATTGGCACGCCGGTATGGAACTTCCTTCAGGATCGCCTGACGTTCCCGGTACCTGTCAACAATGAAGCGTATTACCAGTGGATGGATGATTTGACGAAGTCCTTTGCAACAACGTTTTTCGACAAATACACATCCAAGGAATTCAGCTCGCTGAAATATTCGACGGATCAATTGAAAGAAAGAACGACGCTTCTCGCGAATGTGAAGCAGGCGCTGAATGCGGCGCTTGTGAAATTCATCAGCGGCCAGCGCAGCCTGACCGAGTGGGATGCTTTCCTTGGCGAAATGGAGCAGGCGGGCTACAACAAGCTGACCGATATCGACCAGGCCGCCTACGACGCTATGTCTAAATAA
- a CDS encoding LysR family transcriptional regulator, with amino-acid sequence MESGDLRIFRAVAREGSATKAAEALNYVQSNVTTRIQYLESELGLPLFVRSNRGMALTEAGENLLQYADRILALLDEAARTTKYSEQPVGPLRIGSIETAALTHLLPLFSRYQSEFPAVQLSLSTGGTHSLVQKVVRGELDGAFVYGPIEERNIGCVQAFSEELVLVSEAGKDNRAELLAKPMLFFDVGCTHRTRAEHFLHESGRTSYEIREFGTLDLIVKGVSAGFGVSLLPKSAIAKAAKEGLVSFHQLPEAYRDLPVEFIFRSDMKGSSALLSLLTMIGERGI; translated from the coding sequence ATGGAAAGCGGGGATTTGCGAATATTCCGTGCGGTTGCCCGCGAGGGCAGTGCGACGAAGGCGGCTGAGGCGCTGAACTATGTGCAGTCCAACGTGACGACCCGAATTCAATATTTGGAGTCGGAGCTGGGGCTCCCGCTATTCGTTCGCTCCAATCGAGGGATGGCTTTAACGGAGGCGGGCGAAAATCTGCTGCAATACGCTGACCGTATATTGGCCTTGCTGGATGAAGCGGCTCGTACAACCAAATATAGCGAGCAGCCCGTCGGGCCGCTGCGAATCGGCTCCATTGAGACGGCTGCATTGACGCATTTGCTTCCGCTATTTAGCCGCTATCAGTCTGAGTTTCCTGCTGTCCAGCTATCTCTATCTACAGGCGGAACCCATTCGCTCGTGCAAAAGGTTGTTAGAGGCGAGCTTGATGGCGCCTTTGTGTATGGTCCGATTGAGGAACGGAATATCGGCTGTGTACAGGCCTTTTCTGAGGAGCTGGTACTCGTATCGGAAGCAGGCAAGGACAATAGGGCCGAGCTGCTGGCTAAGCCAATGCTGTTTTTTGACGTGGGCTGTACGCATCGGACGAGGGCAGAGCATTTTTTACACGAAAGCGGGCGGACTTCCTATGAAATTCGCGAGTTCGGCACATTGGATTTAATCGTCAAGGGGGTGTCGGCGGGCTTTGGCGTCTCCCTGCTGCCGAAATCCGCAATCGCCAAGGCGGCAAAGGAAGGTTTAGTCTCCTTTCATCAACTGCCGGAAGCGTATAGGGACCTGCCTGTCGAATTTATTTTTCGCTCCGATATGAAGGGCTCAAGCGCCTTATTAAGCCTGCTCACGATGATTGGAGAAAGGGGTATATGA
- a CDS encoding zinc-binding dehydrogenase translates to MKAISHRGASGIEGLKYEESADLKPGTGEVKIRLMAAGINHRDLFLMAGRTASDDPFILGSDGTGIVEAVGSLVSSATIGDEVIIHPCIGWEKTDEVPPVPAILGCPSNGTLAQYVIVPAANVFSKPAYLSWEEAGVLPLSALTAYRALFTKGQLRRGEHVLIPGIGGGVATFAMLMALAAGATVSVTSRSKAKQQAAVEQGASFALDSHSDWSSGLGRQAVDLILDSIGPATFGQYFEVIKPNGRIVTFGASSGDEITIPIRALFFPQVSIIGTSMGSREEFASMLAFVEQHQLHPVIDRVYPLAQAKEAFESMERGEQYGNIGISMSECPFDPA, encoded by the coding sequence ATGAAGGCAATTTCACATAGAGGAGCAAGCGGGATCGAAGGACTCAAATACGAGGAAAGTGCCGATCTCAAGCCGGGGACTGGCGAGGTAAAAATACGGCTGATGGCGGCCGGAATCAACCATCGGGATTTATTTCTAATGGCGGGGCGAACGGCATCAGACGATCCGTTCATTCTCGGCTCGGACGGCACAGGAATCGTGGAGGCAGTCGGCAGTCTGGTCAGCAGTGCCACCATTGGCGATGAAGTGATTATTCATCCTTGCATAGGCTGGGAAAAAACAGATGAAGTTCCTCCAGTGCCCGCTATATTAGGCTGCCCCTCAAACGGCACATTGGCCCAGTATGTTATTGTTCCAGCGGCAAATGTGTTTTCCAAGCCAGCCTATTTAAGCTGGGAGGAAGCCGGGGTGCTGCCCTTGTCCGCCTTGACCGCCTATCGGGCGCTGTTCACGAAAGGGCAATTGCGGCGGGGAGAGCATGTTTTGATCCCCGGTATTGGCGGCGGGGTCGCTACCTTCGCCATGCTAATGGCGCTAGCAGCAGGGGCAACGGTAAGTGTAACCTCCCGCAGCAAAGCCAAGCAGCAAGCGGCTGTCGAACAAGGAGCTAGCTTCGCTTTGGACAGCCATAGCGACTGGAGCAGCGGCTTGGGGCGGCAAGCCGTCGATCTGATTCTGGATAGCATTGGGCCGGCAACCTTCGGGCAATATTTCGAGGTTATTAAGCCGAACGGACGCATCGTCACCTTCGGCGCAAGCTCCGGGGATGAAATCACGATTCCGATCCGGGCGCTATTTTTCCCCCAGGTCAGCATAATCGGCACTTCCATGGGCAGCCGCGAGGAATTTGCCTCCATGCTTGCGTTCGTGGAACAGCATCAGCTCCATCCTGTCATAGACCGCGTTTATCCTCTTGCGCAGGCCAAAGAGGCCTTTGAGAGCATGGAGCGCGGGGAGCAATATGGAAACATAGGCATTAGCATGTCAGAGTGTCCGTTCGATCCTGCTTGA
- a CDS encoding TetR/AcrR family transcriptional regulator has translation MSLIRDRIIESAVRHFSEKGYVATSIQDISDDCGIAKGSLYKFFPSKEELFKEVQLSQQDKFNEQLESIRLQPGLSAREIFMRETEVTLEFFLLNKFIMQEMRQLIKTKKEMAPFVMQMRTRLLDFHQQSLIRLLGEEIKPHIWDIATVYSGMVKEFNFLMIFENKPLRVKDISFFVVERLEEIAANILAKQQAPVLTDALMGDVISQRKEGKRIPDEQQRDYLLEAMLAMIKELVLTNSRRAQLTQAVEALADEFKREQPKVVIIQALISFLQLEHELKSLTLQLEKFLMDIKQDRTDTLTC, from the coding sequence TTGAGCCTGATTAGAGACAGAATTATTGAATCGGCCGTCCGCCATTTTTCGGAGAAGGGCTATGTGGCGACGTCGATACAGGATATATCCGATGACTGTGGAATCGCAAAAGGTTCTTTATATAAATTTTTTCCGTCCAAAGAGGAATTATTCAAGGAAGTTCAATTGAGCCAGCAGGATAAGTTTAACGAGCAGCTTGAGAGCATCCGTTTGCAGCCGGGCCTTTCTGCCCGGGAAATTTTTATGCGGGAAACGGAAGTGACGCTGGAGTTTTTCCTATTGAACAAGTTTATTATGCAGGAGATGAGGCAGCTCATCAAAACGAAGAAGGAAATGGCGCCATTCGTCATGCAAATGCGAACCAGGCTGCTCGACTTTCATCAACAAAGCTTGATTCGGCTGCTGGGTGAAGAAATAAAGCCTCATATTTGGGATATTGCGACTGTCTACAGCGGGATGGTTAAAGAGTTTAACTTCCTGATGATTTTTGAAAATAAGCCTCTCCGCGTTAAGGATATTTCCTTCTTTGTTGTGGAACGGCTGGAGGAGATAGCTGCAAACATTTTGGCGAAGCAGCAGGCTCCTGTTCTAACCGATGCACTTATGGGCGATGTGATCAGCCAAAGGAAGGAAGGCAAGCGGATTCCGGATGAGCAGCAGCGGGATTATTTGCTCGAAGCGATGCTGGCGATGATTAAGGAGCTTGTCCTTACAAACTCCAGACGGGCACAGCTGACGCAGGCAGTCGAGGCGCTCGCCGATGAATTTAAGCGGGAGCAGCCTAAAGTGGTCATAATACAAGCGCTCATTAGCTTCTTGCAGCTGGAGCATGAGCTGAAGAGCCTCACCCTCCAGCTGGAAAAATTTTTAATGGATATCAAGCAGGATCGAACGGACACTCTGACATGCTAA
- a CDS encoding MDR family MFS transporter, protein MSTPNASQLASEPDFSIKSILAPLLAVIIGMMMVILDSTVVNVAVPNLQHYFDSSLKTIQWTITGYTLALSAVIPLAGWMTDKFGAKRIFLITIALFTLGSVLCALAQTPEQLILFRVLQGIGGGMVSPIGMAMIFKMAPANKRGAVMGMLGIPMLLAPAIGPILSGWLIGFASWHWIFLINLPIGIAALFVGMKYLPKLERQKTPALDIIGMILAPIAFSMLAFGVSEGGTDWGSARTLTGLIVGGSALILFIIVELLQKQPLLELRVFRSSDFTRSIILSWISQIALFGSILMIPLYLQTVRDFTPLESGLTTLPMAICSMIFMPISGRLFDKWGARPLAMAGLSVITIALFLLSRIHVDTAIVMVMIPLGMMGMGMGLSMMPLNTHVLNSAPRRLVSRVTPLTSASQQVVTSFAIAGLTGYFSSQATSHIKEAGAGGNMLESTSLAFGDTFLLAAGIAIAGVLLSTILRKPKLKDDHEQEEDAPDPAMMMGH, encoded by the coding sequence ATGTCTACACCAAACGCTTCACAGTTAGCCTCAGAGCCGGATTTTTCCATCAAATCGATATTGGCGCCGCTTCTTGCCGTCATTATTGGGATGATGATGGTCATTTTGGACAGTACCGTCGTCAATGTTGCCGTTCCTAATTTGCAGCATTATTTCGACAGCTCGCTCAAGACGATCCAGTGGACGATCACGGGCTATACCCTTGCTTTATCCGCCGTTATTCCGCTTGCCGGATGGATGACCGATAAATTTGGCGCCAAGCGGATTTTTCTAATTACCATTGCCCTGTTTACACTAGGCTCCGTGCTCTGCGCATTAGCGCAAACACCGGAGCAGCTGATCTTGTTCCGCGTGCTTCAAGGCATTGGCGGCGGCATGGTGTCCCCGATCGGGATGGCGATGATTTTCAAAATGGCACCTGCCAACAAACGCGGAGCTGTTATGGGCATGCTCGGCATTCCTATGCTGCTCGCTCCTGCGATTGGCCCAATTTTGTCAGGCTGGCTGATCGGCTTTGCCTCATGGCACTGGATTTTTCTAATCAACCTGCCAATCGGTATTGCCGCATTATTCGTCGGTATGAAATATTTGCCGAAGCTTGAACGTCAAAAAACGCCTGCTCTCGATATTATCGGGATGATCTTGGCCCCTATCGCCTTTTCCATGCTGGCATTCGGCGTTAGCGAAGGGGGAACCGACTGGGGCTCGGCCAGAACGTTGACCGGTCTCATCGTAGGCGGATCGGCTCTTATTCTATTTATTATTGTTGAGCTGCTTCAGAAGCAGCCTCTGCTGGAGCTGCGTGTTTTCCGCTCGTCCGATTTTACTCGCAGTATTATTTTATCATGGATTTCACAAATTGCCTTGTTCGGTTCGATTCTAATGATTCCGCTGTACTTGCAAACCGTCAGGGATTTCACTCCGCTTGAGAGTGGTCTAACGACGCTGCCGATGGCGATTTGCTCGATGATTTTCATGCCTATCAGCGGACGGCTGTTCGATAAATGGGGAGCTCGTCCATTAGCTATGGCCGGTTTGTCGGTGATTACGATTGCCCTGTTCTTGTTGTCCCGGATTCATGTGGATACGGCGATTGTTATGGTCATGATTCCACTTGGCATGATGGGTATGGGCATGGGCTTGTCGATGATGCCGCTTAACACCCATGTGCTGAACTCAGCGCCGCGCAGACTCGTCAGCCGCGTGACGCCTCTGACTTCAGCTAGCCAGCAGGTCGTTACTTCCTTTGCAATAGCTGGGCTGACCGGATACTTCTCCTCTCAAGCAACCTCGCATATTAAGGAAGCGGGAGCAGGCGGCAATATGCTGGAAAGCACCTCTCTGGCATTTGGAGATACTTTCTTGCTCGCAGCTGGCATCGCGATAGCAGGCGTATTATTGAGCACGATTCTGCGCAAGCCGAAGCTCAAGGATGATCATGAGCAAGAGGAAGATGCGCCAGACCCTGCGATGATGATGGGCCATTAA
- a CDS encoding YhcH/YjgK/YiaL family protein, translating into MIISDLRSWEQEPGWLPPFRQALAWLEQEVTEDTPAGKYEIDGERLFVLVQHVETRPAEEQLAESHKQYIDIQLLLKGRELIRVARDNGEAVVTADELDSRDRLSYKDVSDESDIVLTPGMFAVFFPYDIHRPCCSVEAEMTIRKAVVKLHVSLFENSAVS; encoded by the coding sequence ATGATCATTAGCGATTTGCGAAGCTGGGAGCAGGAGCCGGGCTGGCTGCCGCCATTTCGGCAGGCACTGGCATGGCTGGAGCAGGAAGTGACGGAGGATACACCGGCTGGAAAATATGAAATTGATGGCGAGCGCCTATTTGTGCTCGTCCAGCATGTGGAGACCCGTCCAGCGGAAGAGCAGCTGGCGGAGTCCCACAAGCAATATATCGACATTCAGCTGCTGCTGAAAGGACGGGAGCTCATTCGCGTCGCCCGCGATAATGGGGAAGCTGTCGTTACAGCAGACGAGTTGGATAGCCGCGACCGCTTGTCGTATAAGGATGTAAGCGATGAATCGGACATAGTGCTTACGCCCGGCATGTTTGCTGTCTTTTTCCCGTATGATATCCACCGTCCATGCTGCAGCGTTGAAGCGGAAATGACGATACGCAAGGCGGTCGTGAAGCTGCACGTCTCGCTGTTTGAGAATTCGGCGGTTTCTTAA
- a CDS encoding sialidase family protein gives MSRYTKPVKPQQLQHIEIYRKDNEFCSWPFNGGMWKISEGNILLAFMSIGCDYQIPGNLNHDRVETFGRIAAVRTLDGGRTWQEAAQIADNYKLLDQLPYGKPHMFEEGFDFSDPNTLLECWCTPNSAVDHAQAWVKMSRDAGATWSEPVMLPDCGIPRYQGRPSYIVRPDGVVLLFLTARPRNNPHDRPVVFASFDDGCNWSLVSLMPHSEEYRMICPSPVLMKDGIIMVAVRCKPAMVAAWCELYASDDGGLTWRFVSRINDHGDTVHLTLMEDGRLFAVYGFRRPPFGIRARVSEDNGLSWGPELILRDDGGSNDLGYPRAVETTAGEILATYYFNDAKDTIQQRGGVRYIGGTILRP, from the coding sequence ATGAGTCGATACACGAAGCCAGTGAAACCGCAGCAGCTGCAGCATATTGAAATTTACCGCAAAGACAATGAATTTTGCTCTTGGCCTTTTAATGGTGGTATGTGGAAAATAAGCGAAGGAAACATCTTGCTCGCGTTTATGAGCATTGGCTGTGACTATCAGATTCCAGGAAACCTGAACCATGACCGGGTAGAAACCTTCGGGCGCATCGCTGCCGTCCGCACGCTTGATGGTGGCCGCACCTGGCAGGAGGCCGCGCAAATCGCCGACAATTACAAGCTGCTGGATCAACTCCCGTATGGCAAGCCGCATATGTTCGAGGAGGGCTTCGATTTCTCCGACCCCAATACGCTGCTCGAATGCTGGTGCACGCCGAACTCCGCCGTTGACCACGCCCAGGCGTGGGTGAAAATGTCGCGTGACGCAGGCGCGACCTGGAGCGAGCCAGTGATGCTGCCGGATTGTGGCATTCCCCGCTATCAAGGCAGGCCATCGTATATTGTGCGGCCAGACGGTGTTGTTCTGCTCTTTCTGACGGCAAGGCCGCGAAATAATCCGCATGATCGCCCCGTCGTCTTCGCTTCCTTCGATGATGGCTGCAATTGGTCGCTTGTGTCGTTAATGCCGCATAGCGAGGAGTATCGAATGATTTGTCCATCCCCGGTTCTAATGAAGGATGGCATCATTATGGTTGCAGTCAGATGCAAGCCGGCGATGGTGGCGGCATGGTGCGAGCTTTACGCCTCGGACGATGGCGGGCTGACGTGGCGCTTCGTCTCGCGCATCAACGACCATGGCGATACGGTGCATTTGACGCTAATGGAGGATGGCAGGCTGTTTGCCGTCTATGGCTTCAGAAGGCCGCCATTCGGCATTCGGGCAAGGGTAAGCGAGGATAATGGGCTAAGCTGGGGCCCGGAGCTGATTTTACGTGACGATGGCGGCAGCAATGATCTTGGCTATCCGCGAGCTGTCGAGACAACCGCCGGAGAAATATTGGCGACTTATTATTTCAATGATGCGAAGGATACGATTCAGCAAAGAGGCGGCGTTCGCTATATTGGCGGCACGATACTCAGACCGTAA
- the dapA gene encoding 4-hydroxy-tetrahydrodipicolinate synthase codes for MELAKGIIPAMVTPFDEQEELNEQALCLMVERFRSAGVHGLFCLGTNGEFFSLSFEEKVRIAEIIVREAKGRVPVYAGAGCASTLETVRLAKRLQEAGVDALSVITPYFLSFTQQELIYHFEQVAAAVAIPVLLYNIPARTGNALQPKTVAELAKIPNIVGIKDSSGSFDMILQYIGQTPDSFSVMAGTDSLILPTLMAGGSGAIAATANVFPAQVAAIYEHFQAEQYREAEEAQRVLRDLRSAFSLGTLPSVLKAVLNEIGVPAGPSRRPVAPLTPAAYGELKLMVEKYRQQGLL; via the coding sequence ATGGAATTGGCGAAAGGTATTATTCCGGCGATGGTTACACCGTTCGATGAGCAGGAGGAGCTGAACGAGCAGGCGCTTTGTCTAATGGTGGAGAGGTTTAGGTCCGCTGGCGTTCATGGCTTGTTCTGTCTGGGCACAAATGGCGAGTTTTTCTCGCTTTCCTTCGAGGAGAAGGTGCGGATAGCGGAAATCATTGTGCGGGAAGCGAAGGGCCGCGTGCCGGTTTATGCCGGAGCAGGCTGTGCGAGCACATTGGAAACGGTTCGGCTGGCGAAGCGGCTGCAGGAAGCAGGCGTCGATGCGCTCTCGGTCATTACTCCTTATTTCCTTTCGTTTACTCAGCAGGAGCTTATTTATCATTTTGAGCAGGTAGCGGCAGCGGTTGCGATTCCCGTCTTGCTGTACAACATCCCGGCCCGCACAGGTAATGCGCTGCAGCCCAAAACGGTAGCCGAGCTTGCGAAAATCCCGAATATTGTCGGCATTAAGGACAGCAGCGGCAGCTTTGATATGATTTTGCAATATATCGGACAGACACCGGATTCCTTCTCGGTGATGGCGGGAACGGATTCGCTCATTTTACCGACGCTTATGGCGGGCGGCAGCGGTGCGATTGCAGCAACGGCTAATGTATTTCCGGCGCAGGTGGCGGCGATCTATGAGCATTTTCAGGCGGAGCAGTATAGGGAGGCAGAGGAGGCGCAGCGGGTGCTGCGGGATTTGCGTAGTGCCTTTTCCTTGGGCACGCTGCCTTCGGTATTGAAGGCGGTGCTCAATGAGATCGGCGTGCCTGCTGGCCCATCCCGCCGTCCGGTAGCACCGCTGACACCGGCAGCATATGGCGAATTGAAGCTGATGGTTGAGAAGTACCGGCAGCAGGGACTTTTATGA
- a CDS encoding GntR family transcriptional regulator, with the protein MDLPKIDNSNLWDKTYNLLKEKIIRREFLGNQKLLIPELAAQLGVSRTPIRDALNRLEMDGLVKTVSKVGTFVNAIEVQDVMNVTDTRMMLEFWVVDKLSSCTKQQLHEEISRLESIVELSLSELEALPLDQYLQKDYNLLFHLEFMQLGRNSHNAAIYKSLMNYRFIAASSSLISKEMVAAAIKQHQNIIAVLKLGDAEQMRAVIREHLEDSKNRLIAKITANGGSI; encoded by the coding sequence ATGGATTTGCCGAAAATTGATAATTCTAACCTGTGGGACAAAACCTATAACCTGTTAAAGGAAAAAATCATCCGCCGTGAATTTCTCGGCAATCAGAAGCTGCTCATTCCTGAGCTGGCTGCCCAGCTTGGCGTTAGCCGAACGCCGATTCGCGACGCCTTAAACCGTCTGGAAATGGATGGTCTTGTGAAGACGGTATCCAAGGTCGGCACCTTCGTCAATGCTATTGAAGTACAAGACGTAATGAATGTTACCGATACGCGGATGATGCTGGAATTTTGGGTGGTGGACAAGCTCAGCTCCTGCACGAAGCAACAGCTTCATGAAGAAATTAGCAGGCTGGAAAGCATTGTCGAGCTGTCACTAAGCGAGCTTGAAGCCCTTCCGCTCGATCAGTATTTGCAGAAAGACTACAATCTGCTGTTCCATTTGGAATTCATGCAGCTTGGGCGAAACAGCCATAATGCAGCCATCTATAAAAGCCTGATGAACTATCGTTTCATCGCTGCAAGCAGCTCGCTTATCAGCAAAGAAATGGTAGCTGCCGCCATTAAGCAGCATCAGAACATCATTGCTGTCCTAAAGCTTGGCGATGCGGAACAAATGCGCGCGGTTATTCGTGAGCATCTGGAGGACTCTAAAAATCGCCTCATTGCTAAAATCACAGCAAATGGCGGCTCCATTTAG
- the ytxJ gene encoding bacillithiol system redox-active protein YtxJ: MTQYREIDSAEQWDAALEGSKDRALVVFKHSTTCPVSANAHREFTAYLDANPRQDTDYVLVKVIESRPVSNKIAEDTSVKHESPQIIFIQNQEKVWSATHWAITSEHITAVLD, translated from the coding sequence ATGACACAATATCGTGAAATAGATTCAGCTGAGCAATGGGATGCCGCTTTGGAAGGCTCGAAAGACCGTGCCCTGGTTGTTTTCAAGCATAGTACGACTTGCCCGGTCAGCGCGAACGCACACCGCGAGTTCACAGCCTACCTGGACGCCAATCCGCGTCAGGATACCGATTATGTCCTTGTAAAGGTCATCGAATCTCGCCCAGTATCAAACAAAATCGCTGAAGATACATCGGTTAAGCACGAGTCGCCGCAAATTATTTTCATCCAAAATCAAGAGAAGGTTTGGAGCGCTACGCACTGGGCAATCACGTCCGAGCATATTACAGCAGTTCTTGACTAA